Proteins encoded within one genomic window of Pedobacter africanus:
- a CDS encoding tetratricopeptide repeat protein, translating to MKKLAVTVLLCLLQLLSRAQDNVDDALAYQYYQQGQFQQAAVLLEKLFNNTKSDAYFELYFNSLLKLKKFDEAEKLARKQIRQSPKNLQYGIALARVYQDKGQAEAANKMYMQVIANLPADEFKIREIANHFYGFQAYDLAISTFLQGRKLLNNDQPFTYELLSIYRYKKDKNMLVQEYLNALPQLPQLLPQAESVLSSVFEDNADYQILQSALLKKIQKEPQTEIYTKLLIWQYLQQQEYEMALRQLIAQDKRIKDDGAILFNTSNTFLDNKAYPTAIKAYEYLLTKGKENPWYLPAKVEMINAKYQLVISGKFDKNAIGELAAAYQAIIDEYGKSRQTLFALSKLANLQAYYLNELSKAEKTLEELLKTPGISAAETGQVKLDLGDIYILTQQPWEAFLIYEQVAKQFENQDIGNEAKYRAARLSFYQGNFNYAKSQADVLKASTSQLIANDALNLSLLISDNLQSKTDSSALKMYADAEMLQFRNQPAQALAKLDSIAIAFPNNSLTDDILMARSRIYIKNNDIPNAITALKMLTEKQSNSIWTDDALFTLADLYENNLKDNAQAKSIYQKLINDYPGSMFTNEARKRFRKLRGDNIGT from the coding sequence ATGAAGAAACTAGCAGTAACTGTTTTATTGTGCCTGTTACAATTATTAAGCCGGGCTCAGGACAACGTAGACGATGCGCTGGCTTATCAGTATTACCAGCAAGGCCAATTCCAGCAGGCCGCTGTACTGCTGGAAAAACTGTTTAACAACACCAAAAGCGATGCGTATTTTGAACTTTATTTCAATTCCCTGCTAAAACTTAAAAAGTTTGATGAGGCAGAGAAGCTGGCCAGAAAACAAATCAGACAAAGCCCAAAAAACCTGCAGTATGGCATTGCCCTGGCCAGGGTTTACCAGGACAAAGGCCAGGCCGAAGCGGCAAATAAAATGTACATGCAGGTAATTGCCAATTTACCTGCCGATGAATTTAAGATCAGGGAAATTGCCAATCATTTTTATGGGTTCCAGGCTTACGACCTGGCCATATCTACTTTTTTACAGGGTCGTAAGCTCCTGAATAACGATCAGCCCTTTACCTACGAGCTGCTGAGCATTTACCGCTACAAAAAAGACAAAAACATGCTGGTGCAGGAATACCTGAATGCACTCCCCCAGCTCCCACAACTCCTCCCACAGGCAGAAAGCGTACTTTCTTCTGTATTTGAGGACAATGCCGACTACCAGATCCTGCAATCGGCCCTGCTCAAAAAAATCCAGAAAGAACCGCAAACCGAAATCTATACCAAACTGCTCATCTGGCAATACCTGCAGCAACAGGAATATGAGATGGCCTTAAGGCAGCTCATTGCGCAGGATAAGCGGATAAAAGACGATGGTGCTATTTTATTTAATACCTCCAACACTTTTTTAGACAATAAAGCCTACCCCACCGCCATCAAGGCTTATGAGTATTTGCTGACCAAGGGAAAAGAAAACCCCTGGTACTTGCCGGCAAAAGTTGAAATGATCAACGCCAAATACCAGCTGGTGATTTCGGGTAAGTTTGATAAAAATGCCATCGGCGAACTGGCCGCGGCATACCAGGCCATTATTGATGAATATGGAAAAAGCAGGCAAACCCTTTTTGCCCTCAGCAAGCTGGCCAATTTACAGGCCTATTATCTGAACGAACTATCTAAAGCCGAAAAAACCCTGGAAGAATTGCTCAAAACGCCAGGGATTTCTGCAGCTGAAACCGGCCAGGTGAAGCTCGACCTGGGTGATATCTATATTTTGACACAACAGCCCTGGGAAGCATTCCTGATCTATGAACAGGTTGCCAAACAATTTGAAAACCAGGACATCGGCAATGAAGCAAAATACAGGGCCGCCCGGTTATCTTTTTACCAGGGCAACTTTAACTATGCCAAATCGCAGGCCGATGTTCTGAAAGCTTCTACATCGCAGCTGATTGCCAACGACGCCCTGAACCTGAGCCTGCTGATCTCGGATAACCTGCAATCAAAAACAGACAGCAGCGCCCTTAAAATGTATGCCGACGCCGAAATGCTCCAGTTCAGGAACCAACCAGCACAAGCACTGGCCAAGCTCGACAGTATTGCCATTGCATTTCCAAACAATAGCCTTACGGATGACATCTTAATGGCCAGGTCAAGGATATATATCAAAAACAATGATATCCCCAATGCCATAACTGCACTGAAAATGCTGACCGAAAAACAAAGCAACAGCATCTGGACAGATGATGCCCTGTTTACTCTCGCCGATTTGTATGAGAACAACCTCAAAGACAACGCGCAGGCGAAAAGCATTTATCAGAAACTGATTAACGATTATCCCGGCAGTATGTTTACCAACGAAGCGCGGAAACGTTTCAGGAAACTTCGGGGAGATAATATTGGGACTTAG
- a CDS encoding DUF4286 family protein translates to MLLYNVTIIIDEAVADKWLKWMQDVHIPNVMATGKFISNRLLRVLDSPNEGITYCAQYVAEHMADYLDYQENFAPALQAEINEHFENQFVAFRTLMEYIA, encoded by the coding sequence ATGCTATTATACAACGTAACCATAATAATTGATGAAGCAGTGGCCGACAAGTGGCTGAAGTGGATGCAGGACGTCCATATCCCAAACGTAATGGCCACCGGGAAATTTATTTCCAACCGTTTGCTTAGGGTTTTGGATTCACCAAACGAAGGCATAACCTATTGTGCCCAGTACGTGGCCGAGCATATGGCCGATTACCTGGACTACCAGGAGAATTTCGCCCCGGCATTACAGGCGGAGATCAATGAACATTTCGAAAATCAATTTGTGGCCTTCCGCACTTTAATGGAATATATAGCTTAA
- the rfbC gene encoding dTDP-4-dehydrorhamnose 3,5-epimerase — MQITETPIAGLLVIEPKVWKDNRGYFYESYNARILAEAGITGNFVQDNQSFSQKGALRGMHAQNMPFEQGKLVRVLKGAVLDVAVDIRKASATYGQHFSIELSGENHKQLWVPPGFLHGFLTLEDETIFTYKVTNYYDKASEIGVMWNDPDLNINWNSGISGKELLLSEKDLVLSSFKDFKSPF; from the coding sequence ATGCAGATTACAGAAACACCTATAGCCGGACTTTTGGTGATTGAGCCTAAAGTATGGAAAGATAACCGCGGCTATTTTTATGAAAGCTATAACGCCAGAATCCTGGCCGAAGCCGGGATAACAGGCAATTTTGTACAGGACAATCAATCTTTTTCACAAAAAGGTGCTTTAAGGGGCATGCATGCGCAGAACATGCCTTTTGAACAAGGCAAACTGGTACGGGTACTAAAAGGCGCAGTGCTGGACGTTGCGGTCGACATCAGAAAAGCCTCAGCCACTTACGGGCAGCATTTCAGCATAGAGTTGAGTGGAGAGAACCACAAACAGCTATGGGTACCCCCTGGCTTTTTACATGGTTTCCTGACCCTTGAGGATGAAACCATCTTTACTTATAAAGTAACCAATTATTACGATAAAGCTTCCGAAATTGGTGTCATGTGGAACGACCCCGACTTGAACATCAACTGGAACAGCGGGATTTCAGGGAAAGAACTGCTTTTGTCTGAAAAAGACCTTGTGCTTTCCTCATTTAAAGATTTTAAAAGCCCGTTTTAA
- the nagA gene encoding N-acetylglucosamine-6-phosphate deacetylase, with the protein MLQNQYKIINGRIITPYRIIERGTLIITGDTITAISEHDIAAPGAIEIDAQGCYVAPGFIDIHIHGGGGHDFMDGSETAFLKIAETHARYGTTAMVPTTLTSTREELLNTLDIYKQAHRKNLMGAQFLGMHLEGPYFAADQRGAQDARFIRNPDPEEYKAILAHTDIIRRWSAAPELPGAIDFGRFLRSKGIIAAIAHTDAIYEEALEAFENGYTLATHLYSCMSGVTRRNAYRYAGVIESAYLIDEMDVEVIADGIHLPAALLQLVYKIKGASRTALITDAMRGAGMPPGESILGNIHTGMKVIVEDGVAKLPDRSAFAGSVATTDRLLRTMVQLAHVPLIEAVQMLTTTPAKIMGVADRRGSLIEGKQADIVIFDGEISIQTTIVKGNLVYTK; encoded by the coding sequence ATGCTTCAAAACCAATATAAAATTATCAACGGAAGGATCATTACACCCTACCGGATAATTGAGCGCGGCACATTAATTATAACAGGAGATACAATAACTGCAATTAGCGAGCATGACATAGCGGCCCCGGGTGCTATTGAGATTGATGCTCAGGGTTGTTATGTAGCTCCGGGCTTTATAGACATACACATTCATGGCGGGGGCGGGCACGATTTTATGGACGGCAGTGAAACCGCCTTTCTTAAAATTGCCGAGACCCACGCCAGGTATGGCACCACCGCAATGGTGCCTACCACACTTACCAGTACCCGAGAGGAATTGTTGAATACGCTGGATATCTATAAGCAGGCCCACCGAAAAAATCTCATGGGTGCGCAATTTCTGGGGATGCACCTGGAAGGGCCTTATTTTGCTGCAGATCAGCGTGGAGCCCAGGATGCCCGTTTTATCCGCAACCCGGACCCTGAGGAGTATAAGGCTATCCTTGCGCATACTGATATTATCAGGCGCTGGAGTGCAGCACCGGAGCTGCCTGGGGCGATCGACTTTGGACGTTTTTTAAGGAGCAAGGGTATCATTGCGGCGATAGCGCATACCGATGCCATTTATGAAGAGGCATTGGAAGCATTTGAAAATGGCTATACACTGGCCACGCACCTTTATTCCTGTATGTCGGGTGTTACCCGCCGGAACGCTTACCGGTATGCCGGTGTGATTGAGAGTGCCTACCTGATCGATGAGATGGATGTAGAGGTCATTGCCGATGGGATCCACCTGCCCGCAGCCCTGCTGCAGCTGGTCTACAAAATAAAAGGGGCGTCCAGAACAGCGCTGATCACCGACGCCATGCGTGGCGCCGGTATGCCGCCCGGCGAAAGCATCTTGGGCAACATCCATACCGGCATGAAAGTAATTGTAGAGGATGGGGTAGCCAAGCTGCCCGATAGGAGCGCCTTTGCCGGGAGTGTGGCTACAACCGATCGTCTGCTGCGGACTATGGTTCAGCTGGCACATGTACCATTGATTGAAGCTGTGCAAATGCTGACTACCACACCGGCAAAAATTATGGGGGTTGCAGACCGGAGGGGCTCCTTAATTGAAGGAAAACAAGCTGATATCGTTATTTTTGACGGGGAAATTTCTATTCAGACTACCATTGTAAAAGGAAACCTGGTGTATACGAAATAA
- a CDS encoding PVC-type heme-binding CxxCH protein: MKRTNLTRSLLLIAVFAMVCSSCAKKKKYEGSRTPEESIETFDILDGFKAEVFASEPQVKDPVELTFDEDGNAYSIEMGDYPYKAVRGQGKGIIRKLIDKDGDGRIDTSVVFADKLESGTSILPWEGGLLVTAAPDLLFLKDTTGDNRADIREVLFTGFFQDNSEAQITSLRYGVDNWIYANNGGQAGEITFTRKPDVPALQIKGGDFRFRLDKGLFEVESGAGQYGLDMDDLGHRFYTNNSRHISNSPIAARYLKRHGHMNFKSVVNIYAAEPIMYQATPAPWWRAERTKARNENFQKEKLDRVEYAEGRFTGASGGTIYAGDTYPKSFYGSHFIGDVAGSLVHRDIIELSNEGPFFAAKRSAEEQKREFIAATDTWFRPCNFTLGYDGNLYMIDMYRQHIETPVSIPDSLKMDMDFDRGNDFGRIYRIVYNKATPKKVLPPHMTKQFTQELIPYLGHANRWWRLTAQRVIIQRKDKGAIPALTKLFNTDKNPITRLHALYTLEGLDALDAGLVTKALTDADAGLREHGAILAERYQSDAALSGLLVKAINDPVGLVAMQATLSTGQLPAAQVVPAFAGVIEKKYKDLWFTTAVLSSDPGSSFELLGQLAKNGTFFNGTDSAKLAFMKNISIIIGSRKSVTEVGKLMEFLASPAVKANADWVQSALSGLATGLKKSKNKAAAPALLNTAKKLEGSAAEENKKGWQDIAEALKAS; this comes from the coding sequence ATGAAACGAACCAACTTAACCCGAAGCCTGTTGCTGATTGCTGTTTTTGCAATGGTATGCAGTTCATGCGCAAAGAAAAAGAAATATGAGGGCTCCCGTACGCCTGAAGAGTCTATAGAGACATTCGATATCTTGGATGGCTTTAAAGCCGAAGTATTTGCTTCGGAGCCGCAGGTGAAAGATCCTGTAGAGCTCACTTTTGATGAAGATGGCAATGCTTATTCCATTGAAATGGGCGATTATCCTTATAAAGCGGTACGCGGACAGGGAAAAGGCATTATCCGTAAACTAATTGACAAAGATGGCGATGGCAGGATAGATACCTCTGTGGTTTTTGCAGATAAACTGGAAAGCGGTACCAGTATCCTGCCTTGGGAAGGCGGTTTGCTGGTTACGGCTGCGCCCGATCTGCTGTTCCTGAAAGATACGACCGGCGATAACCGGGCAGATATCCGTGAAGTGCTGTTTACCGGCTTTTTTCAGGACAATTCCGAGGCCCAGATCACCAGCTTAAGGTATGGGGTCGACAACTGGATCTATGCCAATAACGGCGGCCAGGCTGGTGAAATCACCTTTACCCGGAAACCGGATGTACCTGCATTGCAGATAAAAGGGGGCGATTTCCGTTTTAGGTTAGATAAAGGCTTGTTCGAGGTAGAATCGGGCGCCGGACAGTATGGTCTGGATATGGACGACCTGGGGCACCGCTTTTATACGAACAACTCAAGGCACATTTCCAACTCGCCGATAGCGGCAAGGTACCTGAAACGCCATGGGCATATGAACTTTAAATCGGTAGTCAACATTTACGCTGCCGAGCCCATCATGTACCAGGCTACGCCCGCGCCATGGTGGCGTGCCGAGCGGACCAAAGCCCGTAATGAAAACTTCCAGAAAGAGAAACTGGACCGGGTAGAATATGCCGAAGGCCGTTTTACGGGTGCTTCCGGAGGTACCATCTATGCTGGTGATACTTATCCTAAATCATTTTATGGTTCTCATTTTATTGGCGATGTGGCAGGAAGTCTGGTGCACCGCGACATTATAGAACTGAGCAATGAGGGCCCCTTCTTTGCTGCAAAACGCAGTGCAGAGGAACAGAAACGTGAGTTTATTGCCGCTACCGATACCTGGTTCAGGCCATGTAACTTTACCTTGGGCTACGATGGCAACCTGTATATGATAGACATGTACCGCCAGCACATTGAAACCCCGGTTTCCATTCCTGATTCTTTAAAAATGGATATGGATTTCGACAGGGGGAACGATTTTGGCCGTATTTACCGGATTGTGTACAACAAGGCTACGCCTAAAAAGGTATTGCCCCCACACATGACCAAACAATTTACCCAGGAGCTGATCCCTTATCTGGGCCATGCCAACCGCTGGTGGCGTTTAACCGCCCAGCGGGTTATTATACAGCGTAAAGATAAAGGTGCTATACCTGCATTGACCAAGCTGTTCAATACCGATAAAAACCCGATCACCAGGCTGCACGCCCTGTACACGCTGGAAGGATTGGATGCATTGGATGCAGGTCTGGTTACGAAGGCCCTAACTGATGCCGATGCCGGGTTAAGGGAGCATGGGGCCATCCTGGCAGAGCGTTACCAAAGTGATGCTGCCCTTTCAGGTTTGCTGGTAAAAGCCATCAATGACCCGGTAGGACTGGTTGCGATGCAGGCCACCCTTAGCACGGGCCAATTGCCGGCGGCACAGGTAGTGCCGGCTTTTGCAGGCGTAATAGAAAAGAAATATAAAGATCTTTGGTTTACCACTGCAGTGTTGAGTTCTGATCCGGGTTCTTCATTTGAACTGCTCGGGCAGCTGGCCAAAAACGGCACTTTCTTTAACGGTACCGATTCGGCTAAACTGGCTTTTATGAAGAACATCTCTATCATCATTGGCTCACGTAAATCTGTAACTGAAGTGGGCAAACTGATGGAGTTCCTGGCTTCGCCGGCTGTTAAGGCCAATGCGGATTGGGTACAATCGGCACTGAGTGGTTTGGCCACCGGCTTGAAAAAATCCAAGAACAAAGCCGCGGCCCCGGCATTGTTGAATACCGCTAAGAAACTGGAGGGCAGCGCTGCCGAAGAAAACAAAAAAGGCTGGCAGGACATTGCCGAAGCCCTGAAAGCAAGCTGA
- a CDS encoding ligand-binding sensor domain-containing protein, translated as MSNTLTAKQYYSGFELAHDTYNAISAASDGRIYYVLSSESYDTGGKIYVYDPKTDATALLADLTEVCGEKDSKAIPQGKSHVRFYESNGKLYFVTHVGVYDMVNDMETLHKVPPAGYQLYPGGHIVSYELASGKFEDLAIAPEGEGLLTMAIDKDRGHIYALTWPLGYLVHYDMNTRKLSNIGLTCGRGEGGAVGQDYRVICRSMFVDPASGTLYLSTAEGDILTYQPGDANFGKLDEVDLRLDYFGSYDATLPGSMGYNWRKIFWYEPHQVAYGVHGNSGYLFKFDPRKQQIEIVDRIASLPSQKSGMFDQFSYGYLGFQPGPDGKTIYYLTGGPIYVNGRRLKGKDAIAKGAAKGLENLHLVTYDLSNGKYTDHGAIFYADGSRPTYVNSITMDNDGNVYTLARFMHNGHEIQDLVKIDNPFKHTNS; from the coding sequence ATGAGCAATACTTTAACTGCAAAACAATACTATTCTGGCTTTGAGCTGGCACACGATACCTATAATGCGATATCGGCCGCCAGTGATGGCCGCATTTATTACGTCCTTTCTTCCGAATCTTATGATACCGGTGGTAAAATCTATGTGTACGATCCTAAAACAGATGCTACGGCACTGCTGGCCGACCTGACCGAAGTTTGCGGCGAAAAAGACAGCAAGGCCATTCCGCAGGGCAAGAGCCATGTGCGTTTCTACGAAAGCAATGGCAAGCTGTATTTTGTAACCCATGTAGGGGTTTATGATATGGTCAATGATATGGAAACGCTCCATAAGGTACCCCCTGCCGGTTACCAGCTTTATCCGGGAGGGCATATCGTGTCGTACGAGCTGGCTTCGGGCAAGTTTGAGGACCTGGCCATAGCGCCTGAAGGCGAGGGCCTGCTGACCATGGCCATTGACAAAGACAGGGGACATATCTATGCGCTTACCTGGCCCTTGGGCTATCTGGTGCATTACGATATGAATACCCGTAAACTCAGCAACATTGGCCTTACCTGCGGCCGCGGAGAAGGTGGAGCAGTTGGGCAGGACTACCGGGTAATTTGCCGCTCAATGTTTGTAGATCCCGCCAGCGGAACCTTGTACCTTTCTACTGCAGAAGGTGATATCCTGACCTACCAGCCGGGAGATGCGAACTTTGGCAAGCTGGATGAGGTTGACCTGCGCCTGGATTATTTTGGCAGTTATGATGCCACCCTTCCGGGCAGCATGGGCTACAACTGGCGTAAGATATTCTGGTACGAACCACACCAGGTGGCTTATGGCGTGCATGGCAATTCGGGTTACCTGTTTAAATTTGATCCGCGTAAACAGCAGATTGAAATTGTAGACAGGATTGCCTCCCTGCCTTCGCAGAAAAGCGGCATGTTCGATCAGTTCAGTTATGGCTACCTGGGCTTTCAGCCCGGCCCGGATGGAAAAACCATTTATTACCTTACCGGAGGACCGATTTATGTAAATGGAAGACGCTTAAAAGGCAAGGATGCCATTGCAAAGGGAGCGGCCAAAGGCCTGGAGAACCTGCATTTGGTGACCTACGACCTTTCCAATGGGAAATATACCGACCACGGCGCCATCTTTTATGCTGATGGCAGCAGGCCAACTTATGTTAACTCCATCACCATGGATAACGACGGAAATGTATACACCCTGGCCAGGTTTATGCACAACGGCCATGAAATCCAGGACCTTGTTAAAATAGATAATCCATTTAAACACACAAACTCATAA
- a CDS encoding amidohydrolase family protein, with product MDHKNPKTPISLSRRQFIAGTSLLLSATALRLNASPVSLLFAEPIIDIHQHTDYMGRTNDMLVAHQRAMGVTKTILLPSGRSVNQASTHFGKGNGLQAKATGNAICQALAKKYPQEFLYGANEVPDIPEAIQEIERYLKMGACVIGESKFGVECDSPEMQKIYELAQAYNVPVLMHWQYEMYNYGLERFHTMLEKYPKVNFIGHSQTWWANIDKNHTDQSVLYPKTKVTRGGITEQLLSNYDNIYGDFSAGSGLGSLTRDEDHARWFLEKHQDRLLFGSDCTDITGHIDNCFGAKLIDAIKRLSPSKKIERKILYYNAKKLFRL from the coding sequence ATGGATCATAAAAACCCTAAAACCCCAATATCCCTGTCCCGGCGCCAGTTCATTGCCGGGACAAGTTTGTTGCTCAGCGCAACGGCCCTGAGACTGAATGCCAGTCCGGTTTCGCTGCTCTTTGCAGAGCCAATCATCGATATCCATCAGCATACCGATTATATGGGCCGGACCAACGACATGCTGGTTGCGCACCAGCGCGCCATGGGCGTTACCAAGACCATACTTTTGCCGTCGGGCAGATCTGTAAACCAGGCCTCTACCCATTTTGGCAAAGGCAATGGCTTGCAGGCCAAAGCTACAGGCAATGCCATATGCCAGGCCCTGGCCAAAAAATACCCTCAGGAGTTTTTGTATGGCGCCAATGAGGTGCCCGATATACCGGAAGCCATCCAGGAGATAGAAAGATACCTGAAAATGGGAGCCTGTGTAATCGGGGAATCCAAATTCGGGGTAGAGTGCGACTCGCCCGAAATGCAGAAGATATACGAGCTGGCCCAGGCTTATAACGTGCCCGTATTGATGCACTGGCAGTATGAAATGTACAATTACGGCCTGGAGCGTTTCCATACCATGCTCGAGAAATACCCTAAAGTGAATTTCATTGGTCATTCCCAAACCTGGTGGGCGAATATCGATAAGAACCATACCGACCAGAGTGTGCTGTACCCAAAAACAAAGGTGACCAGAGGCGGCATTACCGAACAGCTGCTGAGCAATTATGACAATATTTATGGAGATTTCTCGGCCGGTTCAGGACTTGGCTCGCTTACCCGTGATGAAGACCATGCACGCTGGTTCCTGGAAAAACACCAGGACAGGCTGCTTTTTGGCAGCGATTGTACCGATATCACCGGGCATATCGACAATTGTTTTGGCGCCAAGCTGATCGATGCGATCAAAAGGCTTTCGCCAAGCAAAAAAATAGAAAGAAAAATTTTATACTACAATGCTAAAAAGCTGTTCCGTTTGTAG
- a CDS encoding neutral/alkaline non-lysosomal ceramidase N-terminal domain-containing protein: MMKRTIQILTSFCFIFLSTVQAQQADWKAGVARMVITPKQHMAMAGFAVRTHPSEGKLHDLWAKALALQDASGKKVVLVTSDLLGLPKAVSDQIRDRIQSKYGITRNQIILNSSHTHSGPVLQNALSDIYLLDAAQLEQVKQYSRALEDHIVKLVGDALGKMEPAEVYAQNGVTRFQVNRRNNPVATLTKVTELQGPNDFAVPVLKVLNKKGELKAITFGYACHPTVLEIYQWSGDYAGFAQLELEKAHPGATAMFFQGAGADQNPLPRHTIPLARQYGRELAAAVDRVLEEDMRKLPAAITTAYAEVNLPMAPLPSKEELSKISQTAPVAYQKRWAERMLGKMQNGEQLSRLYPYPVQVWTLGGLPLVSLGGELTIEYAIKIKQILGQDAFVLGYCNDVMTYIPSCSILQEGGYEGDAARMVYGLPAKWDATIETKILTEVIAQCEKAGALKIVK, from the coding sequence ATGATGAAAAGAACAATTCAGATTTTAACCTCCTTTTGCTTTATCTTTTTGAGTACAGTGCAGGCACAACAGGCCGACTGGAAAGCTGGCGTGGCGCGCATGGTGATTACCCCTAAGCAGCACATGGCCATGGCCGGTTTTGCAGTACGCACCCATCCATCGGAAGGTAAACTACACGATCTATGGGCGAAGGCCCTTGCTTTGCAGGACGCCAGCGGCAAAAAGGTGGTGCTGGTTACCAGCGACCTGCTGGGTCTGCCCAAAGCGGTGTCCGATCAGATCAGGGACCGCATCCAGAGTAAGTACGGCATCACACGTAATCAGATCATATTGAACAGCTCGCATACGCATTCAGGTCCGGTTTTGCAGAACGCCTTATCTGACATCTACCTCCTGGATGCAGCGCAGCTGGAACAGGTTAAGCAATACTCGCGCGCACTGGAAGACCATATCGTAAAACTGGTAGGTGATGCCCTGGGGAAAATGGAACCCGCCGAGGTCTATGCCCAGAACGGCGTTACCCGCTTCCAGGTAAACCGCCGTAACAATCCTGTAGCCACCCTTACCAAGGTTACCGAACTGCAAGGGCCTAACGATTTTGCGGTTCCGGTGCTAAAAGTGCTCAATAAAAAAGGCGAACTCAAGGCCATTACCTTCGGTTATGCCTGTCACCCTACCGTACTGGAAATTTACCAATGGTCTGGCGACTACGCAGGCTTTGCACAGCTGGAACTTGAAAAAGCGCACCCTGGTGCTACAGCTATGTTTTTTCAGGGGGCAGGTGCCGATCAGAACCCTTTGCCAAGGCATACCATCCCGCTGGCCAGACAATATGGCCGTGAACTGGCTGCGGCGGTAGACCGTGTGCTGGAAGAAGACATGCGCAAACTACCCGCTGCGATCACTACGGCCTATGCTGAAGTGAACCTGCCTATGGCTCCGCTGCCTTCAAAAGAAGAGCTTTCCAAAATCAGTCAAACTGCACCTGTAGCCTACCAGAAGCGCTGGGCCGAACGTATGCTGGGTAAAATGCAGAATGGTGAACAACTGTCGCGCCTGTACCCTTACCCCGTACAGGTATGGACACTGGGCGGCCTGCCGCTGGTAAGCCTGGGCGGTGAGCTGACCATAGAGTATGCTATCAAGATCAAGCAGATACTGGGACAGGATGCGTTTGTGCTGGGCTATTGCAATGATGTAATGACTTATATCCCTTCCTGCTCCATATTACAGGAGGGTGGATACGAGGGCGATGCTGCCAGGATGGTATACGGGCTGCCCGCAAAATGGGATGCCACCATTGAAACCAAGATATTAACGGAAGTGATTGCGCAATGCGAAAAAGCAGGTGCGCTTAAGATTGTTAAATAA